The following nucleotide sequence is from Pseudomonadota bacterium.
ATCATCATCTGCATGCCTGTTTCAAAATTTCTTTTTTTAAGCAAAGAAACCGCATTTATTGTATCCGAATACGTATGTCCGCGCTTAGCCGCCAGCAGCACGGAATCATCCATTGATTGCACTCCAAGTTCAATTGTTTTAACAGGAAAGTTTTCTACAATATCAAGTTTATGATCATCAATGGTATCGGGGCGGGTTGAAAATCTTATGCTGTCAATAACGCCTTTCGTCACATACTTTGTTGCCACAACAAGAAGTTGTTTTATTATGTCAGTATCTATGCCTAAAAAATTACCGCCGTAAAATGCAATTTGCACTCTGTTTCTTTTACTGCCCTTAAATTTAAGAAAAGTTGCGATTATATTATCAAGATCATCAGGTGAAGGTATACTTATTTTTTTCCCGGTTACTGTGTTTTGGTTGCAGAAAATACATTGATGAGGACATCCTGCGTGGGGAACAAATACAGGAATTATAAAATCTCTTTTACTATTGTTCATCACCCTTTGGGTTACTTTCGTTTGTGAGAATATCTATCGCTTTGCGGGCGGCCTCCTGCTCGGCTAGTTTTTTGCTTTTGCCGCATCCTGCTGTCTGAATATCATTAACCGTTAGCGCAACTTTAAATATTTTATCATGATCAGGGCCACTTTCTTCAATAACATTATATACCGGTTTTACTTCCTGACCGGTTTGAACCAGCTCCTGGATTTTGCTTTTGTAATCACAGGCCGCAGCGGATTTGCCGTTTGATTGTATTATGGGCACATAAATGCTTTCTATTATTTTAAAAGCACTATCATATCCTCCGTCAAGGTATACTGCTGCTACTACTGCTTCAAATGTGTCGGCCAGTATTGAATTTTTATCACTGCCATTGGATAAGAATTCTCCTTTGCCTAGCTGAATATAAGAGCCAAGATCCAAAGAACGTGCAACTGCCGCAACCTGCAATTCATTGACAAGATTTGAACGAACTCTGGAAAGATCCCCCTCGTCCAGTTCCGGAAAACGATTTATAATGATGTGGCCAATAACAAGACTAAGAACTGCATCTCCTAAAAATTCCAGCCGTTCGTTATCCCGTAATTTTGCGTTTGACTGTTCATTTACAAATGAACTGTGGCGAAGAGCCTCTTCAGGCAGGTTTATATTATTAAATTTATATGAGAGTTTTTTCTCTAATTCAAAAAGCTCTGCCCTCTGCATCTGAATTTCCCTATTGTTTTTTACTGCTTTTATGCTGAATTTATCAGGTTTTCATACAGTTTATAAGGCACATGAAAATCTCCTCTTCCTGATCCCATGCTGATATCAGGTTTCAAAGACCCATGAAAATCCGTGCCTCCTGTTAACAACAAACCGTGTTTTTTTGCTATTTCTACATAATAAGATATCTTATCTTTTGAATGCTCGGGATAATATGCTTCTATACCCTTTAAGCCCATATCTTTTAAAACGGCTATAAGGTCCTCAAAATTTTTCCCTTCGCCAATGGTAAAAAGCGAGGGATGGGCAATAACGGGAACACCTCCTGCGCCGGTAATCATTTCAAGCGCTTTACTGCATTCAAGCCGGTATTT
It contains:
- the rnc gene encoding ribonuclease III encodes the protein MQRAELFELEKKLSYKFNNINLPEEALRHSSFVNEQSNAKLRDNERLEFLGDAVLSLVIGHIIINRFPELDEGDLSRVRSNLVNELQVAAVARSLDLGSYIQLGKGEFLSNGSDKNSILADTFEAVVAAVYLDGGYDSAFKIIESIYVPIIQSNGKSAAACDYKSKIQELVQTGQEVKPVYNVIEESGPDHDKIFKVALTVNDIQTAGCGKSKKLAEQEAARKAIDILTNESNPKGDEQ